The window gatgagttagtggaatatgtggtccactaccaaaaatagtacaAAGTGAAACGTGACAAATTTggtgggacggacgaaaatagaaaaatgtgacaaaatttataggaattaatactaattgaagTTTTGCATGTGCTTTTGGAATACTAACAAACTAATGATGgggttttaaaatttcattaatgaaAACAGGGCCAATCATTCACTCCATTTGATGAGGCTGGGACATATCCTCTCGTTTATGCAGCAGATGTGGAAATTCCAGGCTCCACCACAAGTGAAAATAATGGGTTCGATCAATATATACACGCATAATATAGTTAAATTTAGGCTAtacatttttcactttatttcatTACTTTTACATTAAAAACTAGGTTATGCATGAAAGGCACGCTTTCACCGGATCTCGTGAGTGGAAAAGCCGTCTTCTGCCGGAATGGAGCCACTTTCGAAACCCTAGAGGTGGCCCGAGCAGGCGGCGCCGCGGCTGTGCTCGGAAACCCCTACGAAGGAATGGGAGTTATAGGCCGGTCTTATATGATTCCATCAACAACCATTCTCTCTAACGAAATACAAACGGTTCATAACTACACCGGGTCCAATAAAGCTGCAACGGTTACGTTAACGCCGATCGAGACTATATCCGGCACAAAGCCGGCTCCATTCATGGCTCCCTTTACCTCTAGAGGCCCCAGTCGCGTCGAGCCTAATATTCTTAAGGTCAGtcatttttttgtgtgtttagTTCAGCTATATCGATGGGttagttaaaatttaattttgcagCCGGATGTTACTGCACCGGGACTCAATATACTAGCAGCATGGAGCGAGGCAGCATCCCCGTTGAACGTCCCGGCTGACAAAAGAGTCGTTAAATACCAATTCCTTTCTGGGACGTCCATGTCGTGCCCCCATGTTTCTGCTGCCGCCGCACTTCTTAGGGCGGTGCACCCCGGTTGGAGTAGCGCCGCCATAAGATCCGCCCTCATCACAACTGGTATGTGTGtatctaaattaatttcacatcgatcttaaatatttttctagttaaaccagtgttttaaaaatcagatCGTATTGATCACTAATGAGcccaattgattttttttttcaattggcCCAAGTGAATTCAAGCATagcatgaataaattaataattataatgtatATATTGGTTAGACTAGTCCAACCAATTAGACACTAATAAGTCTATAATTAATAGCTTCATCGGTTCACTTACTGGTCCGATTTGTTACAGCAAAGCCGACCAACAACCAAGGCAGAAGCATAACAAATGAGCAAGGGAATCCTTCGAACCCCTTCGAATATGGAGCCGGACATATCCAGCCTTCCCTGGCTGCTGATCCGGGGCTCGTCTACGATGCCTCTTACGCAGACTACCTTCTCTTCCTCTGCGCCAGCAGCGGCAATCGGCTCGACCCGTCCTTCCATTGCcccgacgacgacgacgacgtGCCTTCGGCGAGCCATTTCAACTATCCGTCGCTGGCGATCGACGATTTGGAGGACGGACGGATGAAGGTGGCGAGAGTCGTCACGAATGTGGGGCCCGCTAGGTCGACGTACACGGTGGCGATCAATGAGCCGCCGGGTTATACGGTGGAGATCTCGCCGACGGTGCTGAGATTCAGCGAGGTGGGGGAAAAGCAGAGGTTCAATATTACGGTTACAGCTGGCGGTGGCGCCGTCGAGAAAGTGTATGGTTTCGGTTCGTTTGCTTGGAGTGATGGAATTCATCAAGTAAGAAGTCCGATTGCAGTAACCAACTGATCAGATTAATCTTATTTACTCTCCACTTTAGcctaaataatagtactatacatattgtatcaaatgaaaacagggataattttactataaattatatgaatCGAGAAATCATGTGTAGGAAATTGTTCCAAGTTAACACTTGTAGCGTTGGGGTTAGATACTTTTTCATTTGCATTAAACTTCACTTTATAGTGTGCCTCGTAATATCATATTTGGACGATTACTAGTCAATCCTACAATTTAAAAATGGCCGATATATTATGATATACTGAAATTTTCTTAGTTGTTTCATggtaaaaaatttcaacacttCGAGTCTTAACTTATTGATGTGACATATATACGTGTGTAAATATTAAAGACATGACTGACTATGTATATCAAGCGCTGTCGTAATGACGAACTAGGTGTAATAACCGACATCGTTCAAGTAGTTGGACATTTTGCCCACATAGTATTTTATGCCTGTTGCATCGTAGTATCATTTAAGTAGTCAAACATTTTGTACACATAGTATTTATTACATCATATATAATCTCTCAAAAAATCTGAGTGTATGAGAGAATTGAAGACAATGTCAaagttgatttatttttaaaattgcgaGATTAACCAGAAAAACAACATGTCATTTGCTTATCTGGGCTAGGCAAGATTTTTATATCGATTGGGCTTTTTGGATTGGGCTTTAGCAGCTCTGTCCATTACAATTTATTAGATTTGGGTTTAAGATATTCAAATGGATTGAATtgaatactagtagtactttttttgtaattaattactctGTTGTGCAATAATTTAGTTGTGTTTCAAATCCTAACAAGCAATTGATATAATATTAAgttcttcaaaaattatacatgTATGGTGTACctttgaataaaatgaaaattgttaaTCTATCATTTGTTAGTTAGATGAGATTGAACTCTTAATCAATTATAGagtttcattttgatttttttaggtGTGAAATACATTTACTGGCATTATAAATATCTTGTATGGTTGTCGTTTTctttgaaaataaagaaaagaaatggcattttcaatcataattaatacttTCTGTTTATTTTACTCGAAAATATTGTGTCAATGGTCCTCTACACTATTTGTCCTATAAAGGCTATCATTTTCCactgaaaaaaatgataattcattaatttcaactattaaaaataacaaaatatttaatttaacttgAAAGAACATAGAAATTGTAAAAGACGAAAAATCAGTCAATTTGGGACACAAGAAATAAAGAACGAAAAAGACATGTCTagtgaattatattttcttttttaaaatgttgttttcatccaataatattagtagtagtactagtactagtactagCTTTTAGGGTAATGATTTACCTATACTAGTTTTCGGGACCTCTAAAGTCGTGGCTAATCTGTTAGTGGAGCCATGTTTGCCATGTTCACGTAACATATATAGCTATAGCTATTTCAATTGAGTAACACTTTGATACTTTCTTGAGAAATAttgcttaattaatttctttcacAACTTAAGAGATGCctatgaacaaaaaaaaaattgttgataaattgacattttaatattaaggCTAAATTTTCAACACCCGAAAATATCACATGATTTTGGGGTGAATATATGCATATTGACAAATTGTCCTTTGGAGTTGCTGCCGATTTTAAGGTGTGACAATTTTACCCCAACGTTAAAGTTGTGTTCCATCTTCATTCTTCGTTTGTCATCAGctattagtaatatttgatgccgatgatgatttttttcattctgTACGCCCCACGAGCTCATTATGAAACCATAGCATGCAAGATTCCAAATGTGAAAAATATCATGGTGTGATATCATTATTACTCCTAGTTTGTTAGAATGTGAGGGGCCATGCCAAAGGAAGGTCATGTCATTGCTAGAGTACAAAACCACACAAGTAACATCCTCCATTGATGGATTGAATTGAAAGTAGTGTTTGTGTTAATTTGAGCGGACATAGTTGAAGGAGATGAGAAAGTTGTTGATAAGGcagatttatttaatttgaaggtGAAATATAACTTGCTAAATTACAAATGCCATGAAATGACTGGTTATGCGCTGTCATTTTCCTCTAAAAGCAAAACATAGATTCTTCAATCGGAACTCCTCCATCACAAAACATAGATTCtgcattttgtttttcatattttcattcttaTCTTTACACTGTTTCGAATAGTTTTTCTCTCAAGCAAATTCATATACTAtcacttaattaaattctagttAGTTCaatgtaatttaaaaatccCTACAAGTAAAATTTCTAAGTTGGGAAATTTAAGTTGTTTAGTTttagtactatcattttaagtgtatgtattaaattaatatagtagtacttgaTCAGTTGAGAATCAAAAAACTGCATGGAATATTTGGTTGCCATATTCTAGttaaaatttatcacaatttTAGCATTGAAATTGCGTCCTAAAACTTCCAATTTCTTCTAGCTTAATCAAGCTCATTGAAGTTTGAatcaacacatatatacaGTATTTTAATGTCAACGTAATGATTAATtctggaaaaagaaaaaaaaaaaaagcaaaagagagAAGGACCAAAACGTAAAACATTTTGTCGTTTGCTTGGGGGATtcgttataaatttataatgcatatatgatatatccACTAGTATAAGACTTATCTACGTAACTACGTTAGTATTATCCAGTAAAACAGtgacattaaatttaatttatggatAATGATCATTAAATAATTCGGTAGAAAAGGGAGGCGAAAAAACTTGTGTAGATGTGTTAGTAGAAATATTAGGAACACGTGGCTTGACAGCTGGAGGCATGGTTTAGATTCCATCgctctttctctttttcatagtacttttttctaataaaaggataaaataattaatgctaataaaaattttcagttttgtgtttaaatatcattgtaattaaaatattattgttgaaaattacaataaattaaaatagttattaAAATAGCGGGTCTGTCGGTAAATACTTTAGccgaaattaaataaatcaaaacaaaaaaaagcaaaaactaaatttttaaaatgaccATGAGTCGAGTCGAGGAGAAATGCTATTCTCGTAAGACAACATACGCCTACAAAGGCACTACAATAGCTGAATAGTGATTACTGCCATAATAGCCGATGGTGATTACAGtcaatcgaaaaagataaatgtcTTAGTCATACAAAAGGCCACGGATTAGCTCGATTCTAACCACGATTTCTTGTGGTACATGTTGTAGCACTTATTGGTCATCTATAATATCTACATCCAGTCATCCACACACGCCCAAGAATTGTGAAAACTTGTGCAAAATTGGACTAACGAATATAGTAGGAGTTTTGTAAATTTGACCGTAGTTAATTTCAACGGTAAACCGTAGACGCAAACGGAACTACAACGGAGCTTTCAAGGGGCCCAACCACACGTGTGCATGCACGAGACACATACCCTATTTAGTAGGTAAAAATATTCTACAAACTTAATTGGTCATAAATTGATTGCAACACGTACTCTAAGTCTCTACCTTCCTAACCTAATCAAAATTACTCCACAAAGGCTAAATATTAACATGATTCATCGAAAGCATATCcacaaaattaacattttttcaaGTCCATAGGGTCCCCCCCACACACCCCCTCATCAACCAATCATAACCTCGTTGTATATAGTGATGACGATGGATCtttatacttaaaaaaataatactactagacTAGGTtagaaattgaattcaataaCTTGTTATTAGCATTACATTTATTGCTTAATATTTATAAGCATTTGCGATATTCATTTGATGTGAGTTAGAACTTTATGAGGTTCCAACTTCAAATTAGAGGTTCCAACTtcaaattaattgttgataaGTAAAATCAAATAACTTTAAATACTCTATGTTGGAGCGAACGAGTCGATAAtacattgaaattttaattgatcaagcaatatatctatattagaaaaaaattgactaaTATTATATCTGAGCTTAAAATGTTCAACTGCTCCAAAATTTATCTAAGAGAaaagaattcaaaaaaaaGACGCTGACAAATGAAAAGTACAATATTCAACATCAACGTAGAAAGAAAACTAAAGAGCTATATAGCTAATGTTAACATTTTATtcggattttattttatttttaaaaaaacgcacacattattattaagaaGATAAACATTCAAACTTGCATTAGTGTGTGTATGCATCAAATGGCATATTGCTAAAGCTAAAgggattaattaatatctttatatatttgattttgttggcaattgaaattaaaaatataatatataattatcccacatca is drawn from Salvia hispanica cultivar TCC Black 2014 chromosome 6, UniMelb_Shisp_WGS_1.0, whole genome shotgun sequence and contains these coding sequences:
- the LOC125191651 gene encoding subtilisin-like protease SBT5.6 → MYNHPTSLLFSLFLLLLQISALSAQHQVYVVYLGEHSGLKTLEEIENIHHSYLHSVKSSREEAAASIIYSYKNAINGFSAFLTSQQADALSEMDGVISVFRSQPSRLHTTRSWDFISLLEANWDASMANGEELLKKAGYGQNVTVGVIDTGIWPDSESFSDTDMGPIPSYWKGSCQSGAQFNSSNCNRKIVGARYYLKGYEAAYGPVDPKFDFRSPRDMAGHGTHAASIVGGRRVPNAAAIGGIGSGTASGGAPLVRLAVYKVCWPVPGASMAEANACFDDDLIAAFDDAIADGVQVLSVSMGRSTSIPYERDGIAIGALYALKRNIVVVCSAGNSGPGPSTVTNVAPWVITVGASSIDRVFSSPVILGNGVALEGQSFTPFDEAGTYPLVYAADVEIPGSTTSENNGLCMKGTLSPDLVSGKAVFCRNGATFETLEVARAGGAAAVLGNPYEGMGVIGRSYMIPSTTILSNEIQTVHNYTGSNKAATVTLTPIETISGTKPAPFMAPFTSRGPSRVEPNILKPDVTAPGLNILAAWSEAASPLNVPADKRVVKYQFLSGTSMSCPHVSAAAALLRAVHPGWSSAAIRSALITTAKPTNNQGRSITNEQGNPSNPFEYGAGHIQPSLAADPGLVYDASYADYLLFLCASSGNRLDPSFHCPDDDDDVPSASHFNYPSLAIDDLEDGRMKVARVVTNVGPARSTYTVAINEPPGYTVEISPTVLRFSEVGEKQRFNITVTAGGGAVEKVYGFGSFAWSDGIHQVRSPIAVTN